Within the Sulfuriferula thiophila genome, the region TACCTTCCAAACCACGGGTAAGCAATGCCGCCAGTAACTCGGACAGAATACCGACTGCGATAACTGAACCGATCAACAAAGCCACATGCAGTGAGTTTGGACTGCCTTTTTTGTCATGGGCTTCTTCTTCCACATCACCAAATGAAAAGAATTCACGATGCTCGATGGTCTGCAAACGTAGAAAAGCGATATACAGTATTGCCATGATCACCACTGAAAATACTGAATAGACCTCCCATTTCGCCGCCGGCACAAAATCCGGAATAAACATACCGATCCCGACTGCGGTTAACAGCATGGCAACATAAGCGTTTGCAGCATCCAGATTATATTTCTGGACACCATGTTTGATTCCGCCAATGATGGCAGCTATGCCCAGTATGCCATTGATATCGAGCATGATGGCTGAGAATACCGTATCCCGTGCCAAGGTCGGGCTGTGACTACCAGACATCATCACCACGAGAATCACGACTTCCACGGCCACTGCAGCCACCGTTAAAATCAGCGTGCCAAAAGGTTCACCCAAACGCACAGCCAACACTTCAGCATGATGGGCAATACGGAAGGCCAAGCCTATGACACTCGCCAGCACCAGTGCAAACAATCCCCACAGCGCCATGCCCCCCGATTCCAGCGCCGCATGTTCAAATGCAAATCCGATTACGCCGACCACTGCGGCAACCAGCATTAACCACTCACGGCCAACCTGTTTAGCTAACGTCATCTCCACTCCCTGAATATCAATTTTTGCGCTGCGGAATATGCATCATCGCCATTCCGCCCAGCGCAATGGCGAACCACAGCGTAGTCAACCGGATAAGCAAAGTCACTGCAACCGCATGCGCCTGATCGAGTTGATTAAGCATTAACAAGCCTATCATCGTCGCCTCGACACCCCCAAGGCCACCCGGCAGAAAACTGATCGCACCGACCAGCATGGAGAACGCATAGATAAACAGCGTGGTTTGCAGGCTGATGTCACTGCCCAGACTATGCAGCATGAAATACAGCGCCACACCTTCTGCGCCCCAAGCCACGACACCAATCGCAAGCCCCAGCGACAATACCGGAAAGCGCAGGCATTGCCCGGCATGCGCTATGGTGGTGAATGCCGCATGCGACACCTTGGCCAGTTTAGCGGGCAACCAGCGCTGGGCGAACTGATCAAGCATGGCTAGCAATTTAGCCTGTTGCAACACCACCAGACCGACAAGCAGTGCTGCGCTCAGGATCAGCACGAAGGGTTGCGCCGCCGGATACACCCACACCCCGAATGCAGCCAGTATCACCATGCTGATCAGATTCGACGCCTGCTCGCTGAAGAAAACTGCGACGCTTTTGGCATAATCCACACCATGTGCTTTCAGAAAGATGCTGCGAATGGTTTCGCCCACCTTGCCAGGTACGATGGTCATGCTGAAGCCGGCCATGTAAATGCGGAAATGTTCGCGCCAGGGCAGCGTATGCCCCAACTGCGCCAGATACAGCTGCCAGCGCACAAAACGCAGGCCATAATTGAGTAAAGACAGTAACAGCGCAACACCGGTCATCAGCCAGCCGACTTGCGCGATGGCCGCGGTGACTTCTGCCCAGCCGCTCCACAATACAAAACCGAGATAACCGGCGACACTCAGCATCACCACCAGTATCAGCGCGTGCCGCCGCCAGCCATGCAACGGATTGGCATGAACATGCATTAGCGGATCAGCCAAAACGTCGCCATGGCCCACGCCAACACAGCCAGCAACAGATGCGGGTCGCGTACCACATCACGCGACGGATCACCGCCACCGTGTTGCTGATGCAGCAGATAGATATAGCGGAAGACGCCGTACATCACAAAGGGCACGGTATAGATCAGGTTGCCGGTACCGTGGGTATGCACCGTCTCCGGGCTCATGGTATACAAACTGTAGCTCATGATCACCCCCGACGCGGTAATACCGATCATCTTGTCCAGTAATACCGGGCTGTAATGCGCCAGCACTTTACGGTGTGCGGTTTTAGTTTCGGCCAGTTCGATGATCTCGGCGCGGCGTTTTGCGAACCCCAGAAACAGCGTCACCATCAACCCGCATAACAGCAGCCATTGTGACGGCGGTATGCCCACACCCAGCGTACCCGCCAGTATGCGCAGCATAAAACCCGCGGCGATAATGAACACATCCAGTATCACGATATGTTTCAGGCGTAAGGAGTAGGCCAGATTCATCACTGCATACAGCACAATGATCAGCAGCACCGTACCCGCTACCCATGCCGCCAGCAGCAGACCGCTCACTATCAGCAGCGCGGCAAAGATCCCGGCCGTGGTCATACCCAACTGCTGCGCCGCCAGCGGGCGCAAGCACTTCACCGGATGCAAACGATCCTGCTCGCAATCCACCATGTCGTTAATGATATACACCGCACTGGAAATCAGCGAAAAGGCGAGTGCAGCGAATATCACCTGATACACCAGATGCACATCATGCCAGGCATGACCGAACAGCAAACCGGTGAACACGAAACTGTTTTTCAGCCACTGGTGCGGGCGCATCAGTCGCCACAAGTTTAATATCATGTTCATTTATGCAATCTTATTCCGGAATTTCTGCCCTGCTTCTGCAAGCGCTGTTTTCGAGTGTGCAAGCTGTTCAGTGCCTATGCCAGCTACTTCATGTAACAACTGCACTGCAGCACTTTCAAACTCGGTAAAAGCAGCGAGCACGGCGTTTACATTCAGATCGGATACCTTAACGTCAGCCGTTTTTGCCATATTTTCATCTAAACCGCGTAACACTGCATAGCGCGGGATCATACGCTGGCCGCCACCTTCCTCGGATGCCACTAACGGGCTGGTTTTAGTAAACCGCTTACCTTCAAATTCGAAACGTGCGCCAATTGGGAGATGCTGAAATTTCATAATAAGGGATACAAAACGATGACTTCGATATGCTAAAGCCTATTACCAAAAACACAAGGAGAAAATGACCAGCATAACAATCTTGCATTAGCGGATAAGCGATGACACTGATGCCACTCAGGACAACTTTATGTCTAAAGGCAAGATTTCAGGCCGGCCGAACAGAAACCCCTGTCCATGACTAAATCCTATCTGCCGTATCGTAGCAAGAGACTGTTCTGTTTCTATGCCTTCCGCAACCAGCGTATAGCCAGCATCTGCAATGATGCGCGCAAGACCATCAATCACCATACCCTGCCGTCCGCCCTGCTCAAGACTGCGTATCATCGACAAATCGAATTTCACAATATCAACCGGCATGTTGGCAATATAGCTGAGCGATGAATAACCGCTGCCAAAATCATCCAGCGCAATCAGAAACCCCGCCTCACGCAGCCCGGACAAGATTGTTGAAACCTGCTGCAACCGGGTCACCAGTGACGTTTCGGTAAGTTCAAGTACCAGTTTGTAATAGGGAAGGTAAGATTCAAATTGCGCTATCCGGCTCTGAAAATCCGCATGTTCAATACTCACCCCGGAAATATTGATAGAAACTCCAGTACCTTGCGGAATTAACTGCTTGGCCAAGTCCTGGGCGATACGCCGCATGATGGCAAAATCAAATTCTGCTTCCAGATGACGGCTATGCACCACTGGAAAAATGGCGTGAGGCAATACCAGTTCATCCGCAATTTGCAGTCGCACCAGCGCTTCGTAATATTCAACCTGCTGCGTTTCGAAACAGATGATAGGCTGATAATGGATTACCAAGCCATTACCAGTTTGTATCGCATTAAATACGGCATTGGTTAACGGATTGGAAAACACCGACTTACTCAATGCTTCCATTTCTGCATTATAGACAACCACTTTGCCATATCCGGGCAGCTTGGCATGATACATGGCCATATCTGCCTGCTTTTGCAGCATTTCCGGGCGATTCTGATCCAGCTCCCCGCTTCGTGCAATGCCGACACTAATCCGGATAGGATCTTTAATCCCCAATACGGAGAAATCATATTGCCCAACTGCCGTTACGCAGCGATGGGCCACATCGACACTGCGCTGCGCGTCGGTATCCATGAACATCACCGCGAATTCATCACCGCCGATACGATAGAGTTTGTCGCTGCCACGCAGACAGGACTGCATCGTATTAGCGATTGCTATCAGCACCTGATCGCCTACCTGATGCCCGTAAGTATCGTTAATCGTTTTAAAATAATCGCAATCGAACAGCAGCAAAGCTACGCCTGCATCATCCTGCAAAGAATTCGATACCCATAATTGGCAATCCTCATCAAAACAACGGCGGTTGTATGCCCCGGTCAACGAATCGCGATGTGCCATACCCCATAATTCGGTATTTTTTTCATCGATGCGGCGGTGCATATCATCAAGCTGCTGCTGATAATCATTCAGCGAGTTACGCACATGCTCCAATTCCAGTATCGGCAGTTTCTGATGCAGTTCTGGGAGATGCGTGTGGTCATAATTATCTTTTAGTGCATTAATGTGCTGCGACAGCCGCTGCAGTGGGTGAGCCACAAAGCGCATCAATGCAAAATACAGTGCCACTGACAACACGAACATAATGACGGCCATCTGGTAACGCTCATTGAACATCATCGCAAATAAGCGATTGGTTTCCGGATTCGCATTCAGTTTGTAACGGATATGCCCGACCATTTGATCAATGTCGACGGTCTGACCTTCCGCCAAGTCCAGATCAAGGTGACTCGAATCAATATAATGAAAGGACATGGTATCCGCCAGAGCCTTCAGGAAATCGAACTGAATCATGGCATACCCGGAAGGTGACGATTTATTAAAACCATCATAAATCGGTCGTGTTAAATACCCGTATACACGCGCCCCCTGCTTGCTCACAGTCAATCGTGTTTTATTGATCAGCGGTTTGGGCATAACTTCGCCCGCTGAACGGGATACAGGCAAACCAGCATGATTAAACAATTCAACTGCCGTCACCGTGTCTGGCAGGATACCGCTTTGAAATACACGCTTTTTCCAATAATCGTAATAACTCGGGTCGAATATTTGCTGGTAGGTTTCATTCCAGTCTATAAATTTCTGGCTGTCTTGCATCAACTTCTGATTCAGCAGCAGCACGGCCTGCACCATTTCCAGCCGGGCTGATTGCTCATGCTGAATACTGAGCTGGTTACGCAACACATTAATTTTCTGCAATGTGACCGCGCTGAATACCCCAAACAATGTGGCCAGCAACAGGATAAAAACGATCGCATACGTTTTAACAGATAATAATCTAAACCAGTTCAACATGGCTTCAGGTTCCCTTTCGCTTAGGCCACTGATTCAAAACCAACTGCACCTGATCCAGCAGCGCAAACTCATAAGCGCCATCAAAAAAATGACCTGCTCCTGGTATGACTATGGTTGAAGGAAATGCCGTTTTCAGCTGACGTTCCCAACCAGGTGAAAAAACCTGATCGGCGCTGCCAACGATGATCTGAAATGGTTTTTTAGCCTTATGCAGCTTTGCCAGCATCGTCCTTTCACTCAATCGGGCATACGACAAATAACCAGCAGCGCTTGATAAATAGCTATGCTGGCAATAAGATATCCGATATTTTTTCAATGCCGCAGCAGACGACTGGGTTTTATCCTCCAGCGCATGCTGATATTCAACCGGATCAATTTTGATCGGAACCACACTGGTTAAAATGGCACCCTGTATGCTTTTCGCCGGACGCTGTGCAATATAATTCATTACTACCGCACTGCCATTGCTGTGCCCAACCAAGAATATCGGGCCATGTGAATTTTTATCCAGCCAGTCCACCCACAATGCCAATTCTGCAGTATCGTTTTGCAGGGTGTGGGTGTGCATGGCTTCGCACGCCAGGCTCTGATTTCGCTGGGAATAGCCCAAAGACAAGGTAGGCATTAAAACAGTATAACCTGCATCCGCCAGCGACTGCCCTAATGTACTCATCGGTGGCGCATCGCGCGTCTGCAGAAAACCATGCAACAGCAACACCGCGGGTTTATCCGCAAGCCCGGCATGATATTGCGCCGTCACCACCAGTTTTGAAGGCAGCATAAATTGCACCACCCGCGCCTGCGCGACAATTGGCAATACGCACAAAAGTACTGGCACGCATCTGAGTATCCAATTAATCCTGGTCATCCCACCCCCTGATTTATCATGATTATTATGCGTACCATTATAAACACAAATCCATCGATAGATTAATGAACTGACATACCCTGTAATAATTCATCTTACAGCCTTAAACTTACACTTAAATCCATGAATTTGAAAGCATTTGACATTAAGATAAGAATATCTGTATATTATGGAATACAAATATTTAGCCCTGTATCTAGAAAGCCTAGCCATGCGCATCAACTTACCCGTTACCAATAATGAATACGAGCTGGATTCCGAACGCTCCATCGTTTCCAAAACCGATCTTGCCGGCAATATCACTTATGTGAACCCGTATTTTTGCGAAGTCAGCGGATATAGCCCGGATGAGCTGCTGGGCTCACCGCATAATATATTGCGCCATCCGGATATGCCCAGCGAAGCCTTTGCCGATATGTGGCAGACCCTCAAATCAGGTTTGCCGTGGACCGGCCTGGTCAAGAACCGTTGCAAGAACGGGAATTTCTACTGGGTCAAGGCCAACGCTACTCCGATCCGGGAAAACGGTAAGGTAGTCGGCTACATGTCGGTGCGCACCAAACCCGCCCGCGCTGTCATCGAGGCCACTGCACCCATTTATCAGCAATTCAGCGACAATCAGGCGCAGGGCCTGAAAGTCTATCGCGGCGAAGTCGTCAGCACCGGCCTGACGGGCGCCATTACCCGCTTGCGCACTACCTCATTATCAACCCGCGTACATGTCAGTGCCGCGCTGATCATCCTGTTTGCCGCAATCGCCTACGCTCTGCCTAATCTGCTTGGCAGTCAAAGTCAGACATGGCCTCTGGCTGCCACGTTGATGGCCGTAGCCATCGCCATACAGCTATGGATATACCTGATTCATCAGGTAGCACAACCATTAACACAAGCCACTCACATTGCTCGCGCTATCGCCGGGGGCGACCTAACAGTCAAGTTTCACTCTACCCGGCATGATGATGCCGGACTGTTGCTTCAGGCGCTGGAGCAGATGAACGTCAATCTGGTTTCCATCATCGGTGATGTACGCAGCAATGTGGCCACTATCAATAGCGGTGCACATGAAATTGCTGCCGGTAATATGGATTTGTCCAGCCGCACCGAATCGCAGGCTTCCAGCCTGGAAGAAACCGCAGCCAGCATGGAGCAGTTCGCCTCTACGGTTAAAGGCAATGCCAGCAATGCGCAGCAGGCCAGCAAATTGGCCGAAGCGGCATCGGTTGTGGCGGTCAAAGGCGGGGAGATGGTCAGTCAGGTAGGCCATACCATGGACGGCATCAGTACTTCCGCCCACAAGATTTCCGACATTATCGGCCTGATCAATGGCATCGCCTTCCAGACCAATATCCTCGCGCTCAATGCTGCAGTCGAAGCGGCCCGCGCTGGCGAACAGGGGCGAGGCTTTGCCGTGGTTGCAACTGAAGTGCGCACACTGGCACAACGCTCGGCGGCAGCCGCCAAGGAAATCAAAGTACTGATAGATGAATCCGCCAGCAAAGTGGATGAAGGCAACAAGCTGGTGGCGGACACCAAAGCCACGGTAGCCGAGATTGTCGATTCCGTGCAGAAAGTTGCCCAGATCATCCGGGAAATCAGCACCGCCAGCCGCGAACAAGGCATCGGCGTTGATCAGGTCAATCAGGCCATTAATGAAATGGATCGGATTACCCAGCAGAATTCGGCTCTGGTTGAAGAGGCTGCCGTGGCCGCTGCAAATCTATCGGAACAGGCCAATGAACTGGCCTTGGCAGTCAGTGTGTTCAAATTTGACCGCAGACTGGTTGTTAAACAGCTAAAACCCGTACCAAAACGACAGAGCCCGCAATCCAGAGCACTGCCACGCGCCGCTCCGGCACTCAGACTAAAACACTAAGGAAGCACTGATGATGTATCTGTAGCAGACGATTTTGTTGTCATCCTCTGGAATATTTCCCGTTATCACCATGCTGACATATCTGACCATAACATTACTCGGCCTGCTGATGCTGAGCTGGATTAGCATTTACCGCTACCAGACCAAGCACTATCAGGCTAATCGCAATCAGTTAATTGCCGAGCGCGTGTTCGACACCGCAACTGAAGCCATCATGGTCACCGACGCCAATGCCAATATCGTCGCAGTGAACTCCGCTTTCTGCCGTATCACCGGCTTTAGTGAGCTCGATGTGCTGGGGAAAAATCCGCGGCTGCTCAGTTCGGGCCGGCATGAGCGGGCACATTATCAGTCTGTGTGGCGGATACTATTGAGCGAAGGTACGTGGGCGGGAGAAATCTGGAACCGGCGTAAGAACGGCGAAACTTTTCCCGAATGGCAAACGATCAGCGCCATCAAAGATGCCAGCGGCAAACTCATTAACTACATTTCCGTGTTTTCCGACATCAGCAGCATACGCCATGCACAGGCCAGGATAGAAGACCTGTCCTGGCGTGACCCGCTGACCGGACTGGCTAACCGCGCCCTGTTTCTCAATCGGCTGGAGCAGGCGCAAGCTAACGCGGTGCGCGAAAATTTAATCGCCTATGTGTTATTGCTGGATATCGATCGTTTTAAAAACGTCAATGAAGCCTATGGCCTGATTACCGGCGATGCCATCCTCAAGACCGTTGCCGAACAGTTTGAGCGGATATTGCGCACAGAAGACGTACTGGCACGACTGGATTCAGACGTATTTGCATTGCTGCTGCCCTGCCAGACCGCTGATCGTGCCGCATCCGGCCACGAGATCATGGTCGTCGCTGAAAAGCTGCGCGGCCTGCTGCGCAATGGTATTGAAGTCGAGGACAGGCTAATCCATCTGGATGCCGGTATCGGCATCAGCATGATCACCGCTGCATCACATGACACCGCGCTCAATGTACTGCATCACGCCGAAATCGCCATGCGCCAGACCAAAACGGCAGATAGCAACCGGGTTATTTTCTTTGAGGTGGAAATGGGTAAAACCATCATGCACCTCTATCAACTCGAACAGGAACTGCATCAGGCTGTAGCACATCAGCAACTGCGTCTGTACCTGCAGCCCCAGGTCAATGCCAGCGGCATACAAGTCGGCGCTGAAGCACTGGTACGCTGGCAACACCCCGAGCGCGGACTGATAGTGCCTGTGGTATTCATCGCACTGGCAGAAACGTCTGATCTGATTGTGGCGATAGACCGCTGGATGATGGCCAGCGTGTGCCAGCTACTGGCCCAGCTCAAAGCTCAGGGTTATCCGTTGCGCATCTCGCTCAATGTCAGTCCGCGGCACTTCCGCCGTGCAGATTTTGTCGATGAAATCAAGCTGCAGCTAGCCCGCACTGGCGCGGATGCCTCGCATCTGGTACTGGAAATAACGGAAGGGCTGGTCATAGGCAATATCGAACAGGCGATTGCCAAAATGCATCAGTTGAAAGCACTGGGCATACACTTTTCCATGGACGACTTCGGTACCGGCTATTCCAGCCTGTCACACTTGAAACGCCTGCCGATTCAGGAACTGAAAATCGACAAGAGTTTTATCGATGACGTCACTACCGATTCCAATGCGGCAGTACTGGTGGAAACCATACTCTCGGTGGCGCGCCACCTGAATTTACAGGTTGTAGCTGAAGGCATAGAAACCCAGGCCCAGGTGGATTTCCTCAACCAGCATGGCAAGGTCATCCATCAGGGCTATCTGTTTGGTCGCCCGCAACCCGTTGAGACATGGTTAAGCAATCTGACAAATGCCGGCTCAAACCTGCGGCATTTGCCGGTAATAAGCAAAATCCGCTAACGCCAGCAGTTCCCGATCACCCTTGCTGTCACCATAGGCGTACAGCGTATACGCATCGCGCTCGCCGAGCAATTCAAGCAAGCGGCGGGTTTTCTCGGCACCGTAACAATTAGCGCCGGCAAGCTGGCCGGTATAGCTACCCCCTGCCATAGCCAGCTGCGAACCGATCACCTCGTCAACACCCACCGATTGTGCCCATGGCCGTAAATAACACTCCAGCGAAGCACTGACAATCACGCAGCGATGCCCCTGCTGCTGATGCCAGCGCAAGCGCGCCAAGGCGCTGGCACGAATACGGTCCGGCAGTTGCCGCGTAGCAAACTCCTGCGCCACCTGCTGCATCTGCTGCACATCCTGCCCGCTTAAAAATGCTGCCAGCACCCGCGCTTTGGCGTGGTGGTTTTTCACCAGCCCCAGGCCATAACCCAGCAATACCGGCGCAAGTCCCAGCATGCGCTGGGCATACACCCTGTCACCCGCCAGCGCACGCAGAAACGGCAGGAAGCTGTCGCGATGGGTCAGCGTTCCGTCAAAATCAAAAGCGGCAACCACCGGCTTGTTCATAATTTCAGCCGTTTAAATACCAACTCGGGAATGGATTTGATGATCAGCATGATATAACGCCAGAACCACGGCAGATAAATCACGTCGGCAGATTTCCCCAGTGCCTGCGCGATGCGTTCACCGATATATTGCGGCGAGGCCACCAGAAATAAACCGGGCATGCCGTAGGTCATCGCCGTATCGACAAAGCCCGGTTTCACCGTGATCACGCGCACGCCGCTGGCAAACAGTCGGTTGCGCAAACCTTGCAGATACAAGCTCAATGCACCCTTGGCCGCGCCATAAGTATAGTTGCTCTGCCGACCACGATCGCCGGCCACCGAGCTGATGCCGATGATGAAACCTTGCTTGCGTGCTTCCAGATAACTGGCACAGTGACTGAGGATGGACGCGGCAGCAGTGAAATTGACCAGTATCACTTCTGCACCCACGCTAAAATCACGTGCAGCCTGTTGGTCACCCAGATGCCCAAGCGCCAGCACCACACCATGCATCTCACCCATTTCCGCAATCGCCTGAGTGAAGAACTGAGCGTGGCTGGCCAGGTCTTCGGCGCGAAACACGCCGCTGGCAGCTTTGATCTGATAGCGGATGGCAAGATCAGCCGCAATCCGGCCAAGCTCATCGGCATTGCGCCCGGCCAGATACAGGTCAAAGCCCTGTGCCGCAAATGCCGCAGCCGTGGCACGGGCGATAGCCGAAGTGGCACCGAGAATGAGTACGGTTTTAGCCATGCGTTAACTCCAATCGGCTCGACAGACTGGACTGGAAGCGCTGCAGCGGATCAATCTCCTGCTTGAGCGCCAGCCATTCGGCATGGCGCGGGTACATAATGCGGAATTTCTGTGGCGTCAGCACTGCATCTTTCGCCAGATACACGCGGCCGCCATGCTGCAACACGATTTCATCCAGACTGCGCAACAACGCAAACACACCGTCATCACGTAATGGAATGTCCAGCGCCAGGGTATAACCCGCCATAGCAAACGACAGCAGCCCTTGATTTTGCGCACCCAGCCGCTTCAGTACCGCCAGGAACGATGGCCGCCGACTTTGCGACAGCGCCTGCAACAACGCGGTCACTGCTGCGAATGCACCGCTGTCCGGGATCACGCACTGATACTGCACAAAACCGCGCTTGCCGTACAAGCGGTTCCAGTGTGCAATGCTGTCCAGCGGGTAGAAATACTCGGAATAATGCGCAAAAAATGGCTCGGTCTTGTGGCCCTGCTGCCGGTAATAAACCGCATTAAACAGTTTTACGCTCAACGGATTCAACGCCAGCGCCGGCAAATCGAAAGGCATGGCACGCGCTTTTTTCAGCTTGGCCGGTTGGCGCAATGCGACTGGCAGGTCGTCCTGTGCGGCATGATGACCGCACATCAGCACGCTGCGCCCCAAGTCGTTGCCGCTGGCCAGGCAATCTATCCACGCCACACTGTATTTATCGTCAAGCGCAGGGGCAGCAAATAACGCGAACGTCTCCGCCAGATTAGCCGCCGCGTGATGACGCACTTGCACATACGGACTGCTGACTGGAATAAGCTGCAAGCTCACTTCGCCAATGACGCCGGTCAGGCCCATACCGCCCACTGTTGCCCAGAACAGCGCCGCATTTTGCGTAGCCGAACACGTTACCCGACTGCCATCTGCCAGGATCAGTTCAATTGCGATGACGTGCTGACTAAAAGCGCCGTCATGATGATGATTCTTGCCGTGCACATCCGCCGCGACGCAACCGCCCAATGACACGAATTGCGTGCCCGGTGTCACCGGCAGAAACCAGCCCTGCGGCACGATCACCGCCAGTATTTCTGCCAGCGTCACGCCAGCTTCGGCACGCAATATGCCGGTGGCAGTATCGAATGCCAGCAGACGGTTGACGCGCTCGGTCAGGATCACCCGCTTGCCCAGCGCGGCGTCGCCGTAACTGCGCCCTTGCCCGCGCGCGATCTGCTGTTCCGCTACAGGGCGCAGATCCTGATAACGCTCGGGCCGTACCTGCTCGCAGAGCTCGACCGGATAGCGTCCCCACCCTGACAACGGGCGGCTTAAAGTGGGTATGGATGAAGTGCTCACAGTTTCCTTAATCAACGCGGGCAACTTGCGCCGGCAAAATATTTATCGCAAAAATAACATGAAGCATGTGGCAGAAAATCCGGGATACGGTAATAGTGGTCACGCACTTGCGTCAGTATGCCGTCCCGATAAGCCTCGTAATTAAAATCATAGCCCAAGGTCAGATAAAACACCGCATCGCGCACTCGCAGCTGGCGCACCTCGACTTTGGCGAAATACGGAGTGTATTTCGCCAGCTCCGGCGGCGACTTATCAATGGTCAGAATGTTGCGCCCCGCCATCTGCCGGAAATCGGTATTCATGTCATCCTGGCGGGCATGCTGCGAGCCGGGGCCATAGACAAAGAATTCCTTGCCAGCATGATAGGAAATGATGGCTGAATTG harbors:
- a CDS encoding alpha/beta hydrolase; this encodes MLPSKLVVTAQYHAGLADKPAVLLLHGFLQTRDAPPMSTLGQSLADAGYTVLMPTLSLGYSQRNQSLACEAMHTHTLQNDTAELALWVDWLDKNSHGPIFLVGHSNGSAVVMNYIAQRPAKSIQGAILTSVVPIKIDPVEYQHALEDKTQSSAAALKKYRISYCQHSYLSSAAGYLSYARLSERTMLAKLHKAKKPFQIIVGSADQVFSPGWERQLKTAFPSTIVIPGAGHFFDGAYEFALLDQVQLVLNQWPKRKGT
- a CDS encoding calcium:proton antiporter, with translation MTLAKQVGREWLMLVAAVVGVIGFAFEHAALESGGMALWGLFALVLASVIGLAFRIAHHAEVLAVRLGEPFGTLILTVAAVAVEVVILVVMMSGSHSPTLARDTVFSAIMLDINGILGIAAIIGGIKHGVQKYNLDAANAYVAMLLTAVGIGMFIPDFVPAAKWEVYSVFSVVIMAILYIAFLRLQTIEHREFFSFGDVEEEAHDKKGSPNSLHVALLIGSVIAVGILSELLAALLTRGLEGTGLPLAIPAVMVALVSASPELMAALNAARSDRMQTTVNIALGASLATVLLTLPVIEGIALFTGARIDMALTPIQAGMLLVTFLVTMNNLHDGESNAIEGMTHFALFAAFVMLTLLGVA
- a CDS encoding methyl-accepting chemotaxis protein, with the protein product MEYKYLALYLESLAMRINLPVTNNEYELDSERSIVSKTDLAGNITYVNPYFCEVSGYSPDELLGSPHNILRHPDMPSEAFADMWQTLKSGLPWTGLVKNRCKNGNFYWVKANATPIRENGKVVGYMSVRTKPARAVIEATAPIYQQFSDNQAQGLKVYRGEVVSTGLTGAITRLRTTSLSTRVHVSAALIILFAAIAYALPNLLGSQSQTWPLAATLMAVAIAIQLWIYLIHQVAQPLTQATHIARAIAGGDLTVKFHSTRHDDAGLLLQALEQMNVNLVSIIGDVRSNVATINSGAHEIAAGNMDLSSRTESQASSLEETAASMEQFASTVKGNASNAQQASKLAEAASVVAVKGGEMVSQVGHTMDGISTSAHKISDIIGLINGIAFQTNILALNAAVEAARAGEQGRGFAVVATEVRTLAQRSAAAAKEIKVLIDESASKVDEGNKLVADTKATVAEIVDSVQKVAQIIREISTASREQGIGVDQVNQAINEMDRITQQNSALVEEAAVAAANLSEQANELALAVSVFKFDRRLVVKQLKPVPKRQSPQSRALPRAAPALRLKH
- a CDS encoding lysylphosphatidylglycerol synthase transmembrane domain-containing protein, which encodes MADPLMHVHANPLHGWRRHALILVVMLSVAGYLGFVLWSGWAEVTAAIAQVGWLMTGVALLLSLLNYGLRFVRWQLYLAQLGHTLPWREHFRIYMAGFSMTIVPGKVGETIRSIFLKAHGVDYAKSVAVFFSEQASNLISMVILAAFGVWVYPAAQPFVLILSAALLVGLVVLQQAKLLAMLDQFAQRWLPAKLAKVSHAAFTTIAHAGQCLRFPVLSLGLAIGVVAWGAEGVALYFMLHSLGSDISLQTTLFIYAFSMLVGAISFLPGGLGGVEATMIGLLMLNQLDQAHAVAVTLLIRLTTLWFAIALGGMAMMHIPQRKN
- a CDS encoding putative bifunctional diguanylate cyclase/phosphodiesterase → MLNWFRLLSVKTYAIVFILLLATLFGVFSAVTLQKINVLRNQLSIQHEQSARLEMVQAVLLLNQKLMQDSQKFIDWNETYQQIFDPSYYDYWKKRVFQSGILPDTVTAVELFNHAGLPVSRSAGEVMPKPLINKTRLTVSKQGARVYGYLTRPIYDGFNKSSPSGYAMIQFDFLKALADTMSFHYIDSSHLDLDLAEGQTVDIDQMVGHIRYKLNANPETNRLFAMMFNERYQMAVIMFVLSVALYFALMRFVAHPLQRLSQHINALKDNYDHTHLPELHQKLPILELEHVRNSLNDYQQQLDDMHRRIDEKNTELWGMAHRDSLTGAYNRRCFDEDCQLWVSNSLQDDAGVALLLFDCDYFKTINDTYGHQVGDQVLIAIANTMQSCLRGSDKLYRIGGDEFAVMFMDTDAQRSVDVAHRCVTAVGQYDFSVLGIKDPIRISVGIARSGELDQNRPEMLQKQADMAMYHAKLPGYGKVVVYNAEMEALSKSVFSNPLTNAVFNAIQTGNGLVIHYQPIICFETQQVEYYEALVRLQIADELVLPHAIFPVVHSRHLEAEFDFAIMRRIAQDLAKQLIPQGTGVSINISGVSIEHADFQSRIAQFESYLPYYKLVLELTETSLVTRLQQVSTILSGLREAGFLIALDDFGSGYSSLSYIANMPVDIVKFDLSMIRSLEQGGRQGMVIDGLARIIADAGYTLVAEGIETEQSLATIRQIGFSHGQGFLFGRPEILPLDIKLS
- a CDS encoding decaprenyl-phosphate phosphoribosyltransferase — encoded protein: MNMILNLWRLMRPHQWLKNSFVFTGLLFGHAWHDVHLVYQVIFAALAFSLISSAVYIINDMVDCEQDRLHPVKCLRPLAAQQLGMTTAGIFAALLIVSGLLLAAWVAGTVLLIIVLYAVMNLAYSLRLKHIVILDVFIIAAGFMLRILAGTLGVGIPPSQWLLLCGLMVTLFLGFAKRRAEIIELAETKTAHRKVLAHYSPVLLDKMIGITASGVIMSYSLYTMSPETVHTHGTGNLIYTVPFVMYGVFRYIYLLHQQHGGGDPSRDVVRDPHLLLAVLAWAMATFWLIR